Proteins encoded within one genomic window of Geotalea daltonii FRC-32:
- the fdhD gene encoding formate dehydrogenase accessory sulfurtransferase FdhD, which translates to MNKDIPVYHYDGGVLAPVQVHPVKEFPMKLLVNERELATLVASPHDLRFLVAGFLRLQGFVKSLDDFVLFSVCNDFGVANIRIKGELPDKLRPILTSGCGTGVTFTLPGSDSVGKVSQPDGLSVPPEAVFALMDDLGKKAEQYRSHGGIHSAAVGDGEDLLLYAEDLGRHNTLDRIAGEALFKGVDLTGKMLVTSGRVSSEMVAKAALLGISLIASRTSPTDMAVQIGDQLGITLIGYVRGRKFNVYTHSQRLVIS; encoded by the coding sequence TTGAACAAAGATATCCCTGTTTATCATTATGACGGCGGCGTACTTGCCCCGGTTCAGGTCCATCCGGTTAAGGAATTTCCCATGAAACTGCTGGTCAATGAGCGTGAACTGGCGACGCTGGTTGCCTCACCCCACGACCTGCGTTTTCTGGTTGCCGGTTTTCTCAGACTGCAGGGCTTCGTCAAAAGTCTTGACGACTTTGTCCTGTTCAGCGTCTGCAACGACTTCGGCGTCGCCAACATCCGTATCAAAGGCGAACTGCCTGACAAGTTGCGACCGATCCTTACTTCGGGCTGCGGTACCGGGGTGACCTTCACTCTGCCGGGCTCTGACAGTGTCGGCAAAGTGTCTCAGCCTGACGGATTGAGTGTTCCTCCCGAAGCAGTGTTTGCCCTGATGGATGATCTTGGGAAGAAGGCCGAGCAGTATCGCAGTCACGGTGGCATTCATTCTGCCGCCGTCGGCGATGGAGAAGATTTGCTCCTCTATGCCGAGGACCTTGGCCGCCACAATACCCTCGATCGTATTGCCGGCGAGGCTCTCTTCAAAGGGGTCGATCTCACCGGCAAGATGCTGGTCACCTCAGGCCGCGTCTCCAGCGAGATGGTTGCAAAGGCAGCTCTGCTGGGCATCAGCCTCATCGCCTCACGAACCTCGCCCACCGATATGGCGGTACAGATAGGCGACCAGTTGGGGATTACCCTGATCGGCTATGTGCGTGGCAGAAAATTCAATGTCTACACCCACTCTCAGCGCTTGGTCATATCGTAA
- a CDS encoding RrF2 family transcriptional regulator: MISKKTKYGLKAMIYLAKVYDQGPVLIADLAREEKIPKKFLELILLTLKNHGVLQSRKGKGGGYYLGKLPKEISLGKLVRILDGPLAPVPCVSETAYAKCDECLDERTCGIRLVMKDVRDAIAEILDGTSLADVLERSEKAEQLEKGIFTYSI, from the coding sequence TTGATCTCCAAGAAGACAAAATACGGCTTGAAAGCGATGATTTACCTGGCAAAGGTCTATGACCAGGGGCCGGTACTGATTGCCGATTTGGCAAGGGAAGAGAAAATCCCGAAAAAATTTCTGGAGCTGATCCTGCTGACACTGAAAAACCATGGGGTATTACAGAGCAGGAAAGGGAAAGGGGGGGGCTATTACCTGGGCAAACTCCCAAAGGAGATCAGCCTCGGTAAACTGGTGCGAATCCTGGACGGCCCGTTGGCTCCCGTTCCTTGTGTCAGCGAGACCGCCTATGCAAAATGCGATGAATGTCTGGATGAGAGAACATGCGGTATCCGGCTGGTGATGAAGGATGTGCGGGATGCAATAGCGGAAATTCTGGACGGAACATCCCTGGCAGACGTGCTGGAACGAAGCGAGAAGGCAGAGCAGCTGGAAAAGGGCATTTTTACATATAGCATCTAA
- a CDS encoding sulfate ABC transporter substrate-binding protein produces MLTTISRAIFFAALAVGLPLAAFAQVNLLNVSYDPTRELYQDFNSAFAKQWKKQAKEDVSFKQSHGGSGKQARAVIDGLDADVVTLALAYDIDEIHDRAKLIPQAWQKRLPNNSSPYTSTIVFLVRKGNPKKIKDWSDLVKPGVAVITPNPKTSGGARWNYLAAWGYALKQKGGNEAKAKEFVTRLFKNVPVLDSGARGSTTTFVQRGLGDVLLAWENEAFLAVNELGKDKFEIVVPSVSILAEPPVTVVDKVVDRKGTRKVAEAYLKYLYTPEGQEIAARHYYRPRDKKVAAKYAKTFPKVKLFTIDGQFGGWRKAQKAHFADGGVFDQIYAK; encoded by the coding sequence ATGTTGACAACAATCAGTAGAGCCATTTTCTTTGCCGCTTTGGCAGTTGGCCTGCCGTTGGCGGCATTCGCACAGGTCAACCTTTTGAACGTTTCCTACGACCCGACCCGCGAGCTTTACCAGGATTTCAATAGCGCCTTTGCCAAGCAGTGGAAAAAACAAGCCAAGGAAGATGTTAGCTTCAAGCAGTCCCACGGGGGGTCCGGCAAACAGGCCCGGGCGGTTATCGATGGTCTGGATGCCGATGTGGTCACCCTGGCTCTGGCCTACGACATTGACGAGATCCATGACAGGGCGAAACTCATCCCACAGGCGTGGCAAAAACGGCTGCCCAACAACAGTTCACCCTACACCTCGACTATTGTTTTCCTGGTTCGCAAGGGTAATCCGAAGAAGATCAAGGACTGGAGCGATTTGGTGAAGCCAGGTGTGGCAGTTATCACCCCCAATCCCAAAACCTCTGGCGGTGCACGATGGAATTACCTGGCTGCCTGGGGGTATGCCTTGAAACAGAAGGGTGGAAATGAAGCCAAGGCAAAGGAATTTGTCACGAGGCTCTTCAAGAACGTGCCGGTCCTTGATTCGGGAGCGAGGGGCTCTACGACTACATTTGTCCAGCGCGGACTGGGAGATGTGCTCCTTGCCTGGGAAAACGAAGCGTTTCTGGCAGTGAACGAACTGGGCAAAGACAAATTCGAGATTGTCGTGCCATCTGTCAGCATCCTCGCCGAACCGCCGGTGACCGTGGTCGACAAGGTCGTTGACCGGAAGGGGACGCGCAAGGTGGCCGAGGCATATCTGAAGTATCTCTACACGCCGGAAGGGCAGGAGATCGCTGCCAGGCACTATTACCGGCCCAGGGACAAAAAGGTGGCGGCAAAATACGCCAAGACCTTCCCCAAGGTGAAGCTCTTTACCATCGATGGGCAGTTCGGCGGCTGGCGAAAGGCGCAGAAGGCGCACTTTGCCGATGGCGGTGTATTTGACCAGATCTACGCCAAGTAA
- the cysT gene encoding sulfate ABC transporter permease subunit CysT: MRKSQQHNVLPGFGLTLGYTIFYLCLIVLIPLSALVFKTATMSWGDFVAAVTAPRVVASYRVTFGAALLAAISNAVFGVLVAWVLVRYRFPGKKLVDALVDLPFALPTAVAGITLASVYAPNGWIGKWLEPHGIKVAYTPLGILVAMIFIGLPFVVRTVQPVLEELEAELEEAAACLGANRWQTFRRVLFPVMLPSILTGFALSFARAVGEYGSIIFIAGNMPMVSEITPLLIITKLEQYDYAGATAIASVMLLASFVMLFAVNLLQKWSRRFAGN, translated from the coding sequence GTGAGGAAGAGCCAACAACATAACGTGCTTCCTGGTTTTGGCCTGACGCTGGGTTATACGATCTTTTATCTCTGTCTGATCGTCTTGATCCCCTTGTCGGCCCTGGTCTTCAAGACTGCGACCATGTCCTGGGGCGATTTTGTCGCCGCCGTCACTGCGCCGCGGGTGGTGGCCTCTTACCGGGTAACCTTCGGCGCGGCGCTGCTGGCCGCTATCAGCAATGCCGTCTTCGGCGTGCTGGTGGCCTGGGTGCTGGTCCGTTACCGTTTTCCGGGGAAGAAGCTGGTGGATGCCCTCGTGGATCTTCCCTTTGCCCTGCCAACTGCCGTGGCCGGCATTACCCTGGCTTCGGTCTATGCCCCCAACGGCTGGATCGGCAAATGGCTTGAGCCCCACGGCATCAAGGTGGCTTACACGCCCCTGGGTATTCTGGTGGCGATGATCTTTATCGGCCTTCCATTTGTGGTGCGGACGGTGCAGCCGGTCCTGGAGGAACTGGAGGCGGAATTGGAGGAAGCTGCTGCCTGCCTGGGGGCCAACCGCTGGCAGACCTTCCGCCGGGTGCTGTTCCCGGTGATGCTTCCCTCAATTCTCACCGGCTTTGCCCTCTCCTTTGCCAGGGCGGTCGGCGAGTACGGCTCGATCATCTTCATCGCCGGCAACATGCCCATGGTATCGGAGATTACACCACTTCTGATCATCACCAAGCTGGAGCAGTACGATTATGCAGGGGCTACGGCTATCGCCTCGGTGATGCTTCTGGCCTCGTTCGTCATGCTCTTTGCCGTGAACCTGTTGCAGAAGTGGAGCAGACGGTTCGCCGGCAATTAG
- the cysW gene encoding sulfate ABC transporter permease subunit CysW, with protein sequence MNSTGVLTNNRELSNRNELTEPVLVRWLLIAVALAFLGLFLVVPLAAVFSQALEKGFDVYLASLKEQDAVAAIKLTLVTALVSVPLNLFFGVVAAWAIAKFDFPGKSFLITLIDLPFSVSPVISGLIYVLLFGLQGWLGPWLQEHDIKIIFAVPGIILATIFVTFPFVARELIPLMESQGKDEEEAALVLGASGWQTFWRVTLPNIRWGILYGVILCNARAMGEFGAVSVVSGHVRGSTNTIPLHVEILYNEYNYVAAFAVASLLGMLAVVTLVAKSLVEWRIKAVKRDGDW encoded by the coding sequence ATGAATAGTACCGGGGTGCTGACAAATAATAGGGAACTGAGCAACAGAAATGAGCTGACCGAACCCGTGCTGGTGCGCTGGCTGCTGATTGCCGTGGCACTGGCATTTCTGGGCCTGTTCCTGGTGGTTCCCCTGGCGGCGGTCTTCAGCCAGGCCCTGGAGAAAGGGTTCGACGTCTATCTTGCTTCCCTGAAGGAGCAGGATGCCGTTGCCGCCATCAAACTGACCCTTGTCACTGCCTTGGTCAGCGTGCCGTTGAACCTGTTCTTCGGTGTTGTTGCCGCCTGGGCCATTGCCAAATTCGATTTCCCCGGCAAAAGCTTCCTCATCACCTTGATAGATCTCCCTTTTTCCGTGTCACCGGTTATATCAGGCCTCATCTACGTGCTGCTCTTCGGCCTGCAGGGGTGGCTGGGCCCGTGGCTCCAGGAGCACGACATCAAGATCATCTTTGCCGTGCCGGGTATCATTCTGGCTACCATTTTCGTCACCTTTCCCTTTGTGGCCCGTGAGTTGATTCCCCTCATGGAATCCCAGGGGAAAGACGAGGAGGAGGCAGCACTGGTATTGGGAGCGAGCGGCTGGCAAACCTTTTGGAGGGTTACCCTTCCCAATATCCGCTGGGGTATCCTTTACGGCGTCATTCTCTGTAATGCCAGGGCCATGGGGGAATTCGGCGCGGTATCCGTCGTTTCCGGCCACGTGCGCGGCTCCACCAATACCATTCCGCTGCATGTGGAGATTCTCTACAACGAGTACAATTATGTGGCCGCCTTTGCCGTGGCGTCACTTCTGGGGATGCTGGCAGTCGTCACACTGGTTGCCAAGAGTTTAGTCGAGTGGCGGATAAAGGCTGTGAAGAGGGACGGTGATTGGTGA
- a CDS encoding sulfate/molybdate ABC transporter ATP-binding protein codes for MSIEVRNITKTFGGFTALKDVSVNIPTGELIALLGPSGCGKTSLLRIIAGLETPDGGSIHFNGADTTRHEVRERKVGFVFQHYALFKHMTVFDNIAFGLQVRPRKTRPTREEIAAKVHELIRLVQLEGMAQRYPSQLSGGQRQRVALARALAVEPQVLLLDEPFGALDARVRQELRRWLRRLHDELHITSVFVTHDQEEALEVADRVVIMNAGQVEQAGTPEEVYDHPATPFVYNFLGNVNLFHGRVNQGQAKLGEMELSTPELAAVPDRPAVGYVRPHDLELERNYSNSSSVEASIRHIHAVGPVVRIELERGDTFEILEAELTKDVYQKLAPQVGEKVFVRPRKYRVFVDDYQI; via the coding sequence ATGAGCATTGAAGTCAGAAATATAACCAAGACCTTCGGCGGTTTTACCGCCCTCAAGGATGTCAGTGTCAATATCCCCACGGGAGAGCTGATCGCTCTCCTGGGTCCTTCCGGTTGCGGCAAGACCAGTCTTTTGCGGATCATTGCCGGTCTGGAAACGCCCGATGGGGGAAGTATCCATTTTAACGGCGCGGACACCACCAGGCACGAAGTACGCGAACGTAAAGTGGGTTTCGTGTTCCAGCACTACGCACTGTTCAAGCACATGACCGTCTTCGACAACATCGCCTTTGGGCTGCAGGTGAGGCCCCGCAAAACGCGGCCGACAAGGGAAGAGATCGCCGCCAAGGTTCACGAATTGATCCGGTTGGTGCAGCTGGAAGGAATGGCCCAGCGCTATCCGTCCCAGCTTTCCGGCGGGCAGCGGCAGCGGGTGGCCTTGGCCAGGGCGCTGGCCGTGGAGCCCCAGGTGCTGCTCCTGGATGAGCCCTTCGGCGCCCTGGATGCCCGGGTCAGGCAGGAACTGCGCCGCTGGCTGCGGCGGCTCCATGATGAGCTGCACATCACCAGCGTCTTCGTCACCCACGACCAGGAAGAGGCGCTGGAAGTGGCCGACCGGGTGGTGATCATGAATGCCGGCCAGGTGGAGCAGGCCGGCACCCCGGAAGAGGTTTATGATCATCCGGCTACCCCCTTTGTCTACAACTTCCTCGGCAACGTCAACCTTTTCCATGGCCGGGTAAACCAGGGGCAGGCCAAACTTGGGGAGATGGAGCTCTCCACCCCGGAACTGGCAGCGGTGCCGGACCGTCCTGCAGTGGGTTACGTGCGTCCCCATGACCTGGAGCTTGAGCGGAACTACTCGAACAGTTCCTCGGTGGAGGCTTCGATTCGTCACATCCATGCCGTCGGGCCGGTGGTACGGATAGAGCTGGAGCGGGGAGATACCTTCGAGATTCTGGAAGCGGAATTGACCAAGGACGTTTACCAGAAGCTGGCTCCCCAGGTGGGGGAGAAGGTCTTTGTCCGGCCGAGGAAATACCGGGTATTCGTCGATGACTACCAGATCTGA
- a CDS encoding YezD family protein has product MTTRSDAEATTGGNMQNNGEGSGRQLWSIELEEKVKDSLASIRFGTLTLIIQDGKVIRMDRNEKIRLTQ; this is encoded by the coding sequence ATGACTACCAGATCTGATGCGGAGGCAACAACCGGGGGTAATATGCAGAACAATGGGGAGGGTTCGGGCAGACAGCTCTGGAGCATTGAACTGGAAGAGAAGGTCAAGGATTCATTGGCCAGCATTCGCTTCGGCACCCTCACCCTGATCATTCAGGACGGCAAGGTGATCCGGATGGATCGCAACGAAAAGATAAGGCTGACCCAATAA
- the metK gene encoding methionine adenosyltransferase, producing the protein MAKQRYLFTSESVTEGHPDKLADQISDSVLDAILEQDPLARVACETSLNTGLALVTGEITTLARPEIAKIVRNTIREVGYDHPDYGFDGKTAAVLVSVDEQSPDIAQGVNRALEARRNGDHDGYLDSVGAGDQGMVFGFATDETPQFLPTSIALAHGLSRRLAEARKSGDISYLRPDGKSQVTVEYEGDRPVRVDTIVISAQHAPEVELEQIRKDIIAQVIEPVIPDGLLDDKTKIYVNPTGRFVVGGPHGDAGLTGRKIIVDTYGGFARHGGGAFSGKDPTKVDRSGAYAARYVAKNVVAAGLARRLEVQIAYAIGVARPVSIFVDSFGTSEFTNSELAELIAANFDLRPAAIIEQLDLRRPIYRQTAAYGHFGRTDLDLPWERTDKAEQLKQAVIKQ; encoded by the coding sequence ATGGCGAAGCAAAGGTATCTGTTTACATCGGAATCGGTCACCGAAGGCCATCCGGACAAGCTGGCGGATCAGATTTCAGACTCGGTGCTGGATGCGATTCTGGAACAGGACCCCCTGGCGAGAGTTGCCTGTGAAACCAGCCTCAATACTGGATTAGCCCTGGTGACGGGAGAAATTACAACACTGGCACGGCCGGAGATAGCCAAAATCGTCCGCAACACCATCAGGGAGGTTGGCTATGATCATCCCGACTATGGCTTCGACGGGAAAACAGCCGCAGTCCTTGTTTCGGTGGATGAACAGTCGCCCGACATTGCCCAGGGAGTGAACCGGGCGCTGGAAGCACGCCGGAACGGTGATCATGACGGTTATCTGGACTCGGTTGGGGCAGGAGACCAGGGGATGGTGTTCGGTTTTGCCACCGATGAAACGCCGCAGTTTCTCCCCACCAGTATTGCCTTGGCCCATGGCCTTTCCCGCCGCCTGGCTGAAGCAAGGAAAAGCGGTGACATATCCTATCTACGCCCGGATGGCAAAAGCCAGGTGACGGTGGAATATGAAGGAGACCGGCCGGTGCGGGTGGATACTATCGTTATCTCGGCACAACACGCTCCCGAGGTTGAGCTTGAACAGATTCGCAAAGACATCATCGCCCAGGTGATCGAACCGGTCATACCTGATGGATTGCTGGACGACAAAACGAAGATCTATGTCAATCCCACCGGCCGTTTCGTCGTCGGCGGACCCCATGGCGATGCGGGGCTGACCGGCCGCAAGATTATTGTCGATACCTACGGCGGTTTTGCCCGGCATGGGGGGGGCGCCTTTTCGGGAAAAGATCCCACGAAAGTTGATCGTTCCGGCGCCTATGCGGCACGTTATGTGGCGAAGAATGTGGTTGCTGCAGGCCTTGCCAGGAGGTTGGAAGTTCAGATTGCATACGCAATCGGCGTGGCGCGGCCGGTTTCCATATTTGTCGACAGCTTCGGCACAAGTGAATTCACCAATAGCGAACTTGCCGAGCTGATAGCAGCCAACTTCGATCTGCGCCCAGCGGCAATCATAGAGCAGCTCGATCTGCGCCGCCCGATCTACCGGCAGACTGCCGCCTATGGTCACTTTGGCCGGACTGATCTGGATCTTCCCTGGGAACGAACTGACAAGGCTGAGCAGCTCAAGCAGGCGGTAATAAAACAGTGA
- a CDS encoding radical SAM protein: MSVALKRTFENELSLNEVVEKYPDVPRLIALKIDAQRRGVHYTERALASIDDTVQMRSPYIFGSRDGEIKPLPESILLRDGTSILTDPTPLEQNPYLVDLVDGRLALVDGGEPVEFVELWPKPLYYDKKTSSGVPMSHIASARPQRLNIFQSSFCHFWAEKQECRFCDIVNHTKQQKDALGVPTRLKPEDVSETVREALKEPGRFTSMCLTAGSVLKGEEIFDREVDYYIETLQAIGENFTTKKFPSQLIASAFNERQLARLYEQTGLTSYTSDLEVLGEKMFNWICPGKAQSVGYREWQQRLIRAVDIFGRGNVGTGLVGGVELAKPSGFTREDDALASTLAEAEYLAENGVTTVYIVWVPRPGSYFRDQQNPSLEYFVRLARGLHNLRVKYNLGVDFDDYRRCGNHPDTDLSRLL, from the coding sequence ATGTCCGTTGCTTTGAAACGAACATTCGAAAATGAACTGAGCCTGAACGAGGTGGTGGAAAAGTATCCCGATGTGCCGAGGCTGATTGCGCTGAAGATCGACGCGCAGAGGCGGGGAGTCCATTACACGGAGCGTGCCCTGGCCTCTATCGACGATACGGTGCAGATGCGCAGCCCTTACATCTTCGGCTCCCGGGACGGCGAGATCAAACCGCTGCCCGAATCGATCCTGCTCAGGGACGGAACCTCAATCCTCACCGATCCGACGCCCCTTGAGCAGAATCCCTATCTTGTCGACCTGGTGGACGGTCGCTTGGCGCTCGTTGATGGCGGGGAACCGGTCGAATTTGTGGAACTATGGCCGAAGCCGCTCTACTACGACAAAAAAACCAGTTCCGGCGTGCCAATGAGTCATATCGCCAGCGCCAGGCCGCAGCGGCTCAACATCTTCCAGTCAAGCTTCTGCCATTTCTGGGCGGAAAAACAGGAATGCCGCTTCTGCGACATTGTCAATCATACCAAACAACAGAAAGACGCCCTGGGAGTGCCGACCAGGTTGAAACCGGAAGACGTGTCGGAAACGGTGCGCGAGGCGCTCAAGGAGCCGGGTCGTTTCACCAGCATGTGCCTGACTGCCGGCTCAGTTCTCAAAGGTGAGGAGATCTTTGACCGGGAGGTGGACTACTACATCGAGACCCTTCAGGCCATCGGCGAGAATTTCACCACCAAGAAGTTTCCAAGTCAGTTGATCGCTTCAGCCTTCAATGAGAGGCAGTTGGCGCGCCTCTACGAGCAGACGGGACTTACCAGTTATACCAGCGATCTGGAGGTGCTGGGGGAAAAGATGTTTAATTGGATCTGCCCTGGCAAGGCTCAGTCGGTCGGCTATCGGGAGTGGCAACAGCGCCTGATCCGGGCTGTGGATATCTTCGGCCGGGGGAATGTTGGTACCGGTTTGGTGGGAGGGGTGGAACTGGCCAAGCCGAGCGGCTTTACCCGTGAAGACGACGCCTTGGCATCGACCCTGGCTGAAGCGGAATACCTGGCGGAGAATGGTGTGACGACCGTTTACATCGTTTGGGTGCCACGCCCCGGTTCCTATTTCCGCGATCAGCAAAATCCATCACTTGAATACTTCGTCCGGTTGGCCAGGGGACTCCACAACCTGCGGGTGAAATACAATTTAGGCGTCGATTTCGATGATTATCGCCGTTGCGGCAATCATCCGGACACGGATCTTTCACGGCTTCTTTAA
- a CDS encoding aliphatic sulfonate ABC transporter substrate-binding protein produces MKKVFSTLLGILTIAVMTTGPAAAGELRIATQPIPQYAPIFIAKHKKWVEEELAKVGAKPAIKWSSFSAGPPINESFAAGQQDVGFLGDTPAIIGKSAGIDTRIIGLTSTGPKALAVVVPRKSTIKSARDLKGKKVAVVKGSYAHHLLVLVLQKGGLTINDIELINLSQADSTTALLSGNIDAAAIWEPVITKLESQGAVRVLADGSGIKKGLLVIIATDNLVSKNREQVKALLKAYQRGAKFIKTNPREAARLIANDVNLTPELLLKVFPRFDFNPAIQADDIDEIKKTEAFMRNAGLIKSSVNIGNFVDLSLTRESGIR; encoded by the coding sequence ATGAAAAAAGTTTTCAGTACATTGCTCGGTATATTAACCATCGCCGTCATGACAACAGGGCCGGCCGCGGCCGGGGAACTGCGGATCGCTACCCAGCCCATACCCCAGTATGCCCCAATCTTTATCGCCAAGCATAAAAAGTGGGTAGAGGAGGAGTTGGCCAAGGTGGGGGCAAAACCTGCTATCAAATGGTCTTCCTTTTCCGCCGGTCCACCCATCAATGAATCCTTTGCGGCAGGGCAGCAGGATGTCGGCTTCCTCGGCGATACCCCGGCCATTATCGGCAAATCGGCAGGCATCGACACCCGCATCATTGGCCTTACCTCCACTGGTCCCAAGGCTTTGGCTGTAGTCGTGCCTAGAAAATCAACCATCAAATCGGCAAGAGACCTGAAAGGGAAGAAAGTGGCGGTGGTCAAGGGTTCCTATGCACACCATCTGCTGGTGCTGGTCCTGCAGAAAGGGGGACTGACCATCAATGACATTGAATTGATCAACCTCTCCCAGGCAGACAGCACCACTGCATTGCTGAGCGGCAACATCGATGCGGCGGCGATCTGGGAGCCGGTGATTACCAAGCTGGAGAGCCAGGGGGCGGTACGGGTGTTGGCCGACGGTAGCGGCATTAAAAAGGGGCTGCTGGTGATCATCGCCACTGATAACCTGGTCAGCAAAAACCGAGAGCAGGTCAAGGCACTCCTCAAAGCCTATCAACGTGGCGCTAAATTCATCAAAACCAATCCCAGGGAGGCTGCCCGGTTGATAGCCAATGACGTAAACCTGACGCCTGAGCTTCTGCTCAAGGTCTTTCCCCGGTTCGACTTCAACCCGGCAATCCAGGCCGATGATATCGATGAGATCAAAAAGACCGAAGCATTCATGCGTAACGCCGGCTTGATCAAGAGTTCAGTCAATATCGGCAATTTTGTCGACCTGAGCCTTACCCGCGAGAGTGGCATTAGGTGA
- a CDS encoding ABC transporter permease: MAYDTNQRLLKIKHLLQYLSLSVAILVVWQALFQLGYIKPIILPPPSRIALTFLDLLKSGEMAKHLGISVLRVLEGFGIAALLGLSLGIAIGLSRTLDRLTDLVIQVIKPIPPIAWIPLAILWFGIGEQSKVYIIFLGAFFPVIINTIDGIRQTDHKFVEVARILEVPRRKFIGQMVIPGALPAIMTGIRIGLMVAWMCVVAAELIAASSGIGYLIMDARQLSQSDVVLVGMITIGVIGKLMDSVLKRLEKRLISWRISFAGD; this comes from the coding sequence ATGGCTTACGACACCAATCAGCGCTTGCTGAAGATTAAACACCTGCTCCAGTATTTATCACTGTCGGTAGCAATCCTGGTTGTATGGCAGGCGCTTTTCCAGTTGGGTTATATCAAGCCGATTATCCTGCCCCCTCCATCCCGGATCGCTCTGACCTTTCTGGATCTTTTGAAAAGTGGTGAGATGGCAAAGCATTTGGGGATCAGCGTTCTGCGGGTACTGGAAGGTTTCGGCATTGCCGCACTGCTGGGGCTGAGTCTCGGCATTGCCATCGGTCTTTCCCGGACTCTGGACCGACTGACCGATCTCGTCATTCAGGTGATAAAACCGATCCCCCCCATTGCCTGGATACCACTCGCCATACTCTGGTTCGGCATCGGTGAACAATCCAAGGTCTACATTATCTTTCTAGGGGCCTTCTTTCCCGTAATCATCAATACCATCGATGGCATCCGCCAGACCGATCATAAATTTGTCGAAGTAGCGAGAATTCTCGAAGTGCCACGGCGCAAGTTCATTGGGCAGATGGTCATTCCGGGGGCATTGCCGGCGATAATGACCGGTATCCGTATCGGCCTCATGGTGGCATGGATGTGCGTGGTGGCGGCCGAGTTGATAGCTGCCAGCAGCGGCATCGGTTATCTCATCATGGATGCACGGCAGTTGTCACAGTCGGACGTGGTACTGGTCGGCATGATTACCATCGGCGTCATCGGCAAGCTCATGGACAGTGTACTGAAGCGCCTGGAAAAGCGGCTTATCAGCTGGAGAATTTCATTCGCAGGAGATTGA
- a CDS encoding ABC transporter ATP-binding protein: protein MAISGCIGGSLVVERLNKSYQVRGSKVPALQDINLAIGEGEFICIVGASGCGKSTLLRIIAGLENGHDGVVKLGEKPIVGPGLDRGMVFQEHRLLPWLTVEQNVSFGLNGRPAGEAEQTVREHLELVGLSGFAKAHPHQLSGGMAQRVAIARALVNQPKLLLLDEPFGALDALTKIQMQQEILRIWEMERTTMILVTHDIDEAIYLGDRVVIMSSRPGTVKRIIPVDLPRPRDRSSYEFVQLRKEIYAEFFAEAEKPFVYAI from the coding sequence ATGGCGATATCAGGATGCATAGGTGGCAGTCTTGTTGTGGAGAGGCTGAACAAAAGCTATCAGGTTCGTGGCAGCAAGGTTCCCGCGCTGCAGGACATAAACCTCGCCATAGGGGAGGGAGAATTCATCTGCATAGTAGGTGCGAGCGGCTGTGGCAAGAGTACCCTTTTGCGCATCATAGCCGGTTTGGAGAACGGGCATGACGGGGTGGTCAAACTTGGCGAAAAACCTATCGTCGGGCCGGGGCTCGACCGGGGAATGGTCTTCCAGGAGCACCGCCTCCTTCCCTGGCTGACGGTAGAACAGAATGTCTCTTTCGGTCTCAATGGCCGGCCCGCTGGTGAAGCAGAGCAGACGGTGCGGGAGCACCTGGAACTGGTGGGACTATCAGGCTTCGCCAAGGCACACCCACACCAGCTTTCAGGTGGAATGGCCCAGCGCGTTGCCATCGCCCGTGCCCTGGTCAACCAGCCGAAACTTCTCCTGCTTGACGAGCCGTTCGGCGCTTTGGATGCCCTCACCAAGATCCAGATGCAGCAGGAGATTCTCCGCATATGGGAAATGGAGCGGACTACCATGATCCTGGTGACCCATGATATCGATGAGGCGATCTACCTGGGGGACCGGGTAGTGATCATGTCCAGCCGCCCCGGTACGGTGAAAAGGATCATCCCGGTGGACTTGCCCAGGCCAAGGGATCGCAGCAGCTACGAATTCGTCCAGCTGCGCAAGGAGATCTATGCCGAGTTCTTTGCCGAAGCGGAGAAACCGTTTGTCTATGCCATTTAG